A single window of Mycolicibacterium aurum DNA harbors:
- a CDS encoding oxygenase MpaB family protein: protein MTELADKRGHLDGAEPDALLGPQSLVWRWFGDNRMYLIGPRPAVLQNMLAELGQGVYDHSTFFADTAERLRRTIPPIFNTVYGSDDDNAGLQVRDFHHHVKGEMPGPEGGEARRYHALDPDTYFWAHATFVEQIYYFANTFVKRLTDAEREQIWLESKTWYRRYGVSDRPMPATYAEFERYWDRMMDQVVVAHPTAKYGVGYVTKGFPKPKAVHPLVWRLVAPVFNPLAAFLTTGGLPPRARTLLGLPWSDKQERRYQQFAALWRSRPVNWIWDHLPMRVRYSGYAVKGYARG, encoded by the coding sequence ATGACGGAGCTGGCAGACAAGCGCGGACACCTCGACGGAGCCGAACCGGATGCGCTGCTGGGACCACAGTCGCTGGTCTGGCGATGGTTCGGCGACAACCGCATGTACCTGATCGGCCCTCGCCCCGCGGTGCTGCAGAACATGCTCGCCGAGCTCGGTCAGGGCGTCTACGACCACTCGACGTTCTTCGCCGACACCGCCGAACGCCTGCGGCGCACGATCCCGCCGATCTTCAACACGGTCTACGGATCCGACGACGACAACGCCGGCCTGCAGGTCCGCGACTTCCACCACCACGTCAAGGGTGAGATGCCCGGCCCCGAGGGCGGAGAAGCCCGCAGGTACCACGCCCTGGATCCCGACACGTACTTCTGGGCTCATGCCACGTTCGTCGAGCAGATCTACTACTTTGCCAACACCTTCGTGAAGCGCCTCACCGACGCCGAGCGCGAGCAGATCTGGCTGGAGTCCAAGACCTGGTACCGCCGCTACGGTGTCAGCGACCGCCCGATGCCCGCGACCTACGCCGAGTTCGAGCGGTACTGGGACCGGATGATGGACCAGGTGGTCGTCGCGCACCCCACGGCCAAGTACGGCGTCGGCTACGTCACCAAGGGCTTCCCGAAACCCAAGGCCGTGCACCCGCTGGTGTGGCGGCTCGTCGCGCCGGTCTTCAATCCGCTGGCAGCCTTCCTGACCACCGGCGGCCTGCCGCCGCGGGCGCGCACGCTGCTGGGCCTGCCGTGGAGTGACAAGCAGGAACGCCGCTATCAGCAGTTCGCCGCACTCTGGCGGTCGCGGCCGGTGAACTGGATCTGGGACCATCTGCCCATGCGAGTGCGTTACAGCGGATACGCCGTCAAGGGCTATGCCCGGGGCTGA
- the hemC gene encoding hydroxymethylbilane synthase — protein MIRIGTRGSLLATTQAGVVRDQLVAAGHDAELVIVSTDGDRSDAPIAEIGVGVFTAALREAIAEGTVDMAVHSYKDLPTATDPRFVIAAIPVRADARDALVARDGMVLGELPNGSVIGTSSPRRTAQLRALGLGLEIRPLRGNLDTRLNRVSSGDLDAVVVARAGLARIGRLEAVTETLEPVQMLPAPAQGALAVECRAGDTALAELLAELDDADTRAAVTAERALLAELEAGCSAPVGAIAEVVESIDEDGRVFLELSLRGCVATLDGSDVIRASGIGTPDRARELGLSVAAELFELGARELLDERGRDV, from the coding sequence GTGATTCGTATCGGCACCAGGGGAAGCCTGCTTGCCACCACCCAGGCCGGCGTCGTCCGCGACCAGTTGGTCGCAGCCGGGCACGACGCCGAGCTGGTCATCGTGTCCACCGATGGAGACCGCTCCGATGCGCCCATCGCCGAGATCGGCGTCGGGGTGTTCACCGCCGCCCTTCGCGAGGCCATCGCCGAGGGCACGGTGGACATGGCCGTTCACTCCTACAAGGACCTGCCGACCGCCACCGACCCGCGCTTCGTGATCGCCGCGATTCCGGTGCGCGCGGATGCCCGCGACGCCTTGGTGGCGCGCGACGGAATGGTGCTGGGGGAGTTGCCGAACGGCTCCGTCATCGGGACGTCGTCCCCGCGGCGGACCGCGCAGCTTAGAGCACTGGGTCTCGGTTTGGAAATTCGCCCCCTACGAGGCAACCTAGATACCAGGTTGAACAGGGTAAGCAGCGGAGATCTCGACGCCGTCGTCGTGGCCCGGGCGGGATTGGCCCGTATCGGACGCCTCGAGGCTGTCACCGAGACGTTGGAGCCGGTACAGATGTTGCCGGCACCGGCTCAGGGGGCGTTGGCAGTCGAGTGCCGTGCCGGTGATACGGCGCTAGCGGAACTGTTGGCGGAGCTCGATGACGCCGACACCCGTGCGGCGGTCACCGCAGAGCGAGCCCTGCTGGCCGAACTGGAGGCGGGTTGCTCCGCACCGGTAGGCGCGATCGCTGAGGTGGTCGAGTCGATCGATGAGGACGGTCGAGTCTTCTTGGAGCTGTCGCTGCGCGGCTGCGTGGCGACGCTGGACGGATCCGACGTGATCCGTGCGTCCGGTATCGGGACCCCCGATCGGGCACGAGAGCTGGGGCTCTCGGTGGCCGCGGAGCTTTTCGAGCTGGGTGCACGCGAACTGTTGGACGAACGCGGGAGAGACGTATGA
- a CDS encoding 30S ribosomal protein bS22 — protein MGSVIKKRRKRMSKKKHRKLLRRTRVQRRKLGK, from the coding sequence ATGGGTTCTGTCATCAAGAAGCGGCGCAAGCGCATGTCGAAGAAGAAGCACCGCAAGCTGCTTCGTCGCACCCGGGTGCAGCGCAGAAAACTCGGCAAGTAA
- a CDS encoding SDR family oxidoreductase codes for MESEGRSGGGADGSDPRDAPTYPKVVLVTGACRFLGGYLTARLAQNPLINHVIAVDAVAPSKDLLRRMGRAEFVRADIRNPFIAKVIRNGDVDTVVHAAAASYAPRSGGRATLKELNVMGAIQLFAACQKAPSVRRVILKSTSEVYGSSSRDPVLFSESSSRRRPPGEGFARDSIDIEGYARGLGRRRPDIAVTILRLANMIGPAMDSALSRYLAGPVVPTVIGHDPRLQLLHEQDALGALERATMAGRSGAFNVGAAGVIMMSQAIRRAGRIALPVPRSTLVAVDSLWRAARSTELDREQLDYLSYGRVMDTTRMRNELGYTPKWTTAEAFDDYVRGRGLTPIVDPRWIRSVENRAVAAAQRWGR; via the coding sequence ATGGAGTCTGAGGGTCGGTCCGGGGGAGGTGCCGACGGATCGGATCCGCGCGACGCACCGACCTACCCGAAGGTCGTCCTGGTCACGGGTGCGTGCCGATTCCTCGGTGGCTACCTGACCGCCCGCCTGGCCCAGAACCCGCTGATCAACCACGTGATCGCGGTGGACGCCGTGGCCCCCAGCAAGGATCTCCTGCGCAGGATGGGCCGTGCGGAGTTCGTCCGAGCCGACATCCGTAATCCCTTCATCGCGAAGGTGATTCGCAACGGCGACGTCGACACCGTCGTGCACGCGGCGGCGGCGTCGTATGCCCCGAGGTCCGGCGGGCGCGCCACGCTCAAAGAACTCAACGTGATGGGCGCGATCCAACTGTTCGCGGCCTGCCAGAAAGCGCCGTCGGTGCGACGGGTGATCCTCAAGTCGACGTCCGAGGTGTACGGGTCCAGTTCGCGCGATCCGGTGTTGTTCTCCGAGAGCAGCAGCCGGCGCAGGCCCCCCGGGGAGGGGTTCGCGCGCGACAGCATCGACATCGAGGGTTATGCGCGCGGCCTGGGCCGGCGCCGACCCGACATCGCCGTGACGATCCTGCGCCTGGCGAACATGATCGGTCCGGCGATGGACTCGGCGCTGTCGCGATATCTGGCAGGTCCGGTCGTGCCCACGGTCATCGGTCACGACCCCCGGCTGCAGCTGCTCCACGAGCAGGACGCGCTGGGTGCGCTGGAGCGCGCCACGATGGCGGGCAGATCCGGCGCCTTCAATGTGGGCGCGGCCGGGGTCATCATGATGAGCCAGGCCATCCGGCGCGCAGGCCGGATCGCACTGCCGGTTCCCCGGTCGACTCTGGTCGCCGTCGATTCGCTGTGGCGGGCCGCCCGCAGCACGGAACTGGACCGCGAGCAGCTCGACTACCTCAGCTACGGGCGGGTCATGGACACCACCAGGATGCGCAACGAACTCGGATACACACCGAAGTGGACGACGGCGGAGGCGTTCGACGACTACGTCCGTGGCCGCGGACTGACACCGATCGTCGATCCTCGCTGGATACGTTCTGTGGAGAACCGCGCGGTGGCGGCGGCTCAGCGCTGGGGGCGGTAG
- a CDS encoding FAS1-like dehydratase domain-containing protein, translating into MGIADSIIGTHYRYPDYFEVDREKIREFARAVKDDHPAHFSEDAAREYGHEALVASLTFMAVAGRRVQQEIFNQFDLPINMERVLHRDQKLVFHRPILAGDKLWFDSYLDSVTESHGAVLTEIRGEVTDDNGEPVITSIVTVMGEAAHDDEADEITGKVVAGAREAALSKFVAGQSPKSD; encoded by the coding sequence ATGGGCATCGCTGACAGCATCATCGGTACCCACTACCGGTATCCCGACTATTTCGAGGTCGACCGCGAGAAGATCCGCGAGTTCGCCCGCGCCGTCAAGGACGACCACCCGGCCCACTTCTCCGAGGACGCGGCCCGCGAGTACGGCCACGAGGCGCTGGTGGCGTCGCTGACGTTCATGGCGGTGGCCGGCCGGCGGGTGCAGCAGGAGATCTTCAACCAGTTCGACCTGCCGATCAACATGGAGCGGGTGCTGCACCGGGACCAGAAGCTGGTCTTCCACCGGCCGATCCTGGCGGGCGACAAACTGTGGTTCGACTCCTACCTCGATTCGGTCACCGAGTCGCACGGCGCGGTGCTGACCGAGATCCGCGGCGAGGTCACCGACGACAACGGCGAACCGGTGATCACCAGCATCGTCACCGTGATGGGCGAGGCGGCGCACGACGACGAGGCCGACGAGATCACGGGCAAGGTGGTCGCGGGAGCACGCGAGGCCGCGCTGTCGAAGTTCGTTGCTGGGCAAAGCCCGAAGTCTGACTAG
- a CDS encoding HAD family hydrolase, which yields MSDSGGSHADSDSRAQKVAGEASAAAASEGLGASSDFVRPLEPMPAPPPPPPDLTAAAFFDVDNTLVHGSSLVHFARGLAAREYFTYQDLARFAVAQAKFQLTGRENSDDVAAGRRKALSFIEGRSTAELVGLGEEIYDEIIADKIWPGTRALAQMHLDAGQQVWLVTATPYELAETIARRLGLTGALGTVAESIDGVFTGRLVGDILHGTGKAHAVRSLAIREGLNLRRCTAYSDSFNDVPMLSLVGTAVAINPDAALRAMARERGWEIRDFRTARKAARIGVPSALALGAVGGALAAAVSRRDRR from the coding sequence GTGTCCGATTCCGGGGGATCTCATGCCGATTCCGACAGCCGGGCGCAGAAAGTCGCCGGTGAGGCCAGCGCTGCGGCCGCCTCCGAGGGGCTCGGGGCGTCATCTGACTTCGTCCGGCCGCTGGAACCGATGCCCGCCCCGCCCCCGCCGCCCCCGGATCTCACCGCGGCGGCGTTCTTCGACGTCGACAACACGCTGGTGCACGGCTCCTCACTGGTGCACTTCGCCCGTGGGCTGGCCGCCCGCGAATACTTCACCTATCAAGACCTGGCTCGCTTCGCCGTTGCCCAGGCCAAGTTCCAGCTGACCGGCCGGGAGAACAGCGACGACGTGGCGGCCGGCAGGCGCAAGGCGCTGTCGTTCATCGAGGGCCGCTCGACAGCGGAGCTGGTGGGGCTCGGCGAGGAGATCTACGACGAGATCATCGCGGACAAGATCTGGCCGGGGACCAGGGCGCTGGCCCAGATGCACCTCGACGCGGGGCAGCAGGTGTGGCTGGTCACGGCGACGCCGTATGAGCTGGCCGAGACGATCGCGCGGCGGCTGGGCCTGACGGGTGCGCTGGGCACCGTCGCCGAATCGATCGACGGGGTGTTCACCGGACGCTTGGTCGGCGACATCCTGCACGGCACCGGAAAGGCGCATGCGGTGCGGTCGCTGGCCATCCGCGAGGGTCTGAACCTGCGCCGCTGCACCGCGTACTCGGACAGCTTCAACGACGTGCCGATGCTCTCGCTGGTCGGTACCGCCGTCGCGATCAACCCGGATGCCGCGCTGCGCGCCATGGCCAGGGAGCGAGGCTGGGAGATCCGGGACTTCCGCACCGCCCGCAAGGCCGCGCGGATCGGGGTGCCCTCGGCGCTGGCGCTCGGCGCGGTGGGCGGGGCCCTCGCGGCGGCCGTGTCCCGTCGCGACAGGAGGTAG
- a CDS encoding membrane protein has product MSRRRAVLELVLAALAAVGAVASWRAAISEAVVAPVLAGEPSTVSQVYSAPMLTLSLMLATLAGVLAVVGAARLRRRASTAK; this is encoded by the coding sequence ATGAGCCGCCGACGCGCGGTGCTGGAGCTGGTGCTGGCCGCGCTCGCCGCCGTCGGGGCGGTGGCGTCATGGCGGGCCGCGATCTCGGAGGCGGTCGTCGCCCCGGTGCTGGCTGGGGAGCCCTCGACCGTGTCGCAGGTGTACTCCGCGCCGATGCTGACGCTCTCACTGATGCTGGCGACGCTGGCCGGGGTGCTCGCCGTCGTGGGCGCCGCACGCCTGCGCCGCCGCGCGTCCACCGCGAAATAG
- a CDS encoding glutaredoxin family protein yields MDRRVELLTREGCSMCAAAAARLTELAGELGFTLVVTDIDTAAAAGDTALRAEFGDRIPVVLLDGAEHSYWEVDEPRLRADVADRS; encoded by the coding sequence GTGGATCGACGGGTGGAGTTGCTCACGCGCGAGGGATGTTCGATGTGCGCGGCGGCGGCGGCACGGCTGACCGAGCTGGCCGGCGAGCTGGGCTTCACCCTGGTGGTGACCGATATCGACACCGCTGCCGCCGCCGGCGACACGGCGTTGCGTGCCGAGTTCGGCGACCGTATTCCGGTGGTCTTGCTCGACGGTGCGGAGCACAGTTACTGGGAGGTCGACGAGCCGAGGTTGCGCGCCGATGTCGCGGACCGGTCATGA
- the hemB gene encoding porphobilinogen synthase gives MGFPRHRPRRLRTTPAMRRLVSQTTLEPRHLVLPMFVADGLDAPRDIESMPGVVQHTRESLRRAAADAVATGIGGLMLFGVPREDDKDATGSAGVDPDGILNRALRDLSRDLGDETVLMADTCLDEFTDHGHCGVVDASGRVDNDLTNRRYVELAVAQANSGAHMVSPSGMMDGQVVAIRDGLDAAGYTDTAILAYAAKFASGFYGPFRDAVGSSLQGDRRTYQQDPGNAREALHEIQLDIDEGADIVMVKPAMSYLDVVRAAADISPVPVAAYQVSGEYSMIAAAGEKGWIDLPTVVLESLAGIRRAGADVVLSYWAVDVARWLS, from the coding sequence GTGGGGTTTCCCCGACACCGCCCCCGGCGGCTGCGGACCACGCCGGCGATGCGCCGGTTGGTGTCCCAGACCACGCTGGAGCCACGGCATCTGGTGCTGCCGATGTTCGTCGCCGACGGTCTCGATGCGCCGCGGGACATCGAGTCCATGCCGGGCGTCGTCCAGCACACCCGGGAGTCCTTGCGCCGGGCCGCCGCCGACGCGGTCGCCACGGGGATCGGCGGCCTGATGCTGTTCGGGGTGCCGCGCGAGGACGACAAGGACGCCACCGGCAGTGCCGGTGTCGACCCCGACGGCATCCTCAACCGGGCGCTGCGGGATCTGTCGAGGGATCTCGGTGACGAGACCGTGCTGATGGCCGACACCTGTCTCGACGAGTTCACCGACCACGGTCATTGCGGCGTCGTCGACGCCAGCGGTCGTGTCGATAATGACCTCACCAACCGTCGATACGTGGAATTAGCTGTGGCACAGGCGAATTCGGGTGCGCACATGGTGAGCCCCAGCGGCATGATGGACGGTCAGGTCGTGGCGATCCGCGACGGTCTCGACGCCGCCGGGTACACCGACACCGCGATCCTGGCCTACGCCGCCAAGTTCGCGTCCGGGTTCTACGGGCCGTTCCGCGACGCGGTCGGGTCCAGCCTGCAGGGCGACCGCCGCACCTACCAACAGGATCCGGGCAATGCGCGTGAGGCGTTGCACGAGATCCAACTCGACATCGACGAGGGCGCCGACATCGTCATGGTCAAGCCGGCGATGTCCTACCTCGACGTGGTGCGCGCGGCCGCCGACATCTCGCCGGTTCCCGTTGCCGCCTACCAGGTGTCGGGGGAGTACTCGATGATCGCCGCAGCCGGCGAGAAGGGCTGGATCGACCTGCCCACCGTGGTGCTGGAGTCGCTCGCCGGGATTCGGCGGGCGGGAGCCGATGTCGTGCTGAGCTACTGGGCGGTCGACGTGGCCCGCTGGCTGTCGTGA
- a CDS encoding lysophospholipid acyltransferase family protein translates to MAGEPRAKVIQLHANSGRGASQRRAASQRADAASRHPSLLTDPGSHASAEQIAAVVREIDQRRGAVAGPGADDATPNELAQRIAAVAEFVRKRMTGDYSVDEFGFDPHLNDAIFLPLLRVLFNSWFRVEVSGIENLPESGAALVVANHAGVLPFDGLMTQVAVRDKHPAHRDLRLLAADLVFDMPGVGQAARKAGHTMACTDDAHRLLAAGELTAVFPEGYKGLGKHFADRYKLQRFGRGGFVSAALRTKAPIVPCSIVGSEEIFPMIADVKLLARLLGLPYFPVTPLFPLAGPLGLVPLPSKWYIQFGEPIDTADYDESAADDPMVTFDLTDQVRETIQQTLYQLLANRRNTFFG, encoded by the coding sequence GTGGCGGGCGAGCCGAGAGCGAAAGTTATTCAGCTGCACGCGAACTCGGGTCGCGGTGCATCCCAGCGTCGTGCCGCGTCGCAACGCGCCGATGCCGCCAGTCGTCATCCGTCGCTTCTGACCGACCCCGGCAGCCACGCGTCCGCCGAACAGATCGCCGCCGTCGTGCGCGAGATCGACCAGCGCCGCGGCGCCGTGGCGGGCCCCGGCGCAGACGACGCGACGCCCAACGAGCTGGCCCAGCGCATCGCCGCCGTCGCCGAGTTCGTCCGCAAGCGGATGACGGGCGACTACTCCGTCGACGAGTTCGGCTTCGACCCCCACCTCAACGACGCAATTTTTCTTCCTTTGCTGAGAGTGCTCTTCAACTCGTGGTTCCGGGTCGAGGTCAGTGGCATCGAGAACCTGCCTGAGAGCGGCGCTGCACTCGTGGTGGCCAACCACGCAGGCGTGCTGCCGTTCGACGGGCTCATGACCCAGGTCGCGGTGCGCGACAAGCACCCGGCCCACCGGGACCTGAGACTGCTGGCCGCCGACCTCGTGTTCGACATGCCGGGTGTGGGTCAGGCCGCCCGCAAGGCGGGCCACACCATGGCGTGCACCGACGACGCCCACCGCCTGCTGGCGGCCGGCGAGCTCACCGCCGTGTTCCCCGAGGGTTACAAGGGCCTCGGCAAGCACTTCGCGGACCGCTACAAGCTGCAGCGGTTCGGCCGCGGCGGCTTCGTCTCCGCGGCGTTGCGCACCAAGGCGCCGATCGTGCCGTGCTCGATCGTCGGGTCCGAGGAGATCTTCCCGATGATCGCCGACGTGAAGCTGCTGGCGCGGCTGCTCGGCCTGCCCTATTTCCCGGTCACCCCGCTGTTTCCGCTGGCAGGCCCGCTGGGTCTGGTGCCGCTGCCGTCCAAGTGGTACATCCAGTTCGGCGAGCCCATCGACACCGCCGACTACGACGAGTCGGCAGCCGACGACCCGATGGTCACCTTCGACCTGACCGACCAGGTGCGCGAAACCATCCAGCAGACGCTGTACCAACTGCTGGCGAACCGCCGCAATACCTTCTTCGGCTGA
- a CDS encoding bifunctional uroporphyrinogen-III C-methyltransferase/uroporphyrinogen-III synthase, with translation MSLRGRKNKPGHITFVGSGPGDPGLLTTRARSVLANAALVFTDPDVPEAILALVGCELPPPSGPLPPVAAAVAPKPGADDAAAQPDADAGETSVDAVIPGGPDVRPALGDPAEVAKTLANEARTGVDVVRLVAGDPLSVDSVITEVNALARTQLNFEIVPGLPDTSAVPTYAGLPLGSAHTVADVRGDVDWAALAAAPGPLILHATASHLPEAARTLIEYGLADSTPAVVTANGTTCQQRSVETTLGGLLDKAVLDRPAGIDAAGPLTGTLVVTIGRTVANRAKLNWWESRALYGWTVLVPRTKDQAGEMSDRLVGHGALPIEVPTIAVEPPRSPAQMERAVKGLVDGRFQWVVFTSTNAVRAVWEKFNEFGLDARAFSGVKIACVGQATAERVREFGINPELVPTGEQSSLGLLDEFPPYDDIFDPVNRVLLPRADIATETLAEGLRELGWEIEDVTAYRTVRAAPPPAHTREMIKTGGFDAVCFTSSSTVRNLVGIAGKPHARTIVACIGPKTAETAAEFGLRVDVQPEVAAVGPLVEALAEHAARLRAEGALPPPRKKSRRR, from the coding sequence ATGAGCTTGCGAGGACGCAAGAACAAGCCCGGCCACATCACGTTCGTCGGCTCAGGGCCCGGGGATCCGGGGCTGCTGACAACGCGTGCCCGCAGCGTGTTGGCCAACGCCGCCCTGGTCTTCACCGACCCCGACGTGCCGGAGGCGATCCTGGCCCTGGTGGGCTGCGAGTTGCCGCCTCCCTCCGGTCCGTTGCCCCCTGTCGCCGCCGCGGTGGCCCCCAAGCCCGGCGCCGACGATGCCGCGGCCCAGCCGGATGCCGATGCGGGCGAGACGTCGGTCGACGCCGTCATCCCCGGTGGTCCGGACGTGCGGCCCGCGCTGGGTGATCCGGCCGAGGTCGCCAAGACACTGGCGAACGAGGCTCGTACCGGAGTCGACGTGGTGCGTCTGGTCGCGGGCGACCCGCTGTCGGTCGACTCGGTGATCACCGAGGTCAACGCGCTGGCCCGAACGCAGCTGAACTTCGAGATCGTCCCCGGCCTGCCCGACACCTCCGCGGTGCCCACCTACGCGGGATTGCCGCTCGGGTCGGCGCACACCGTCGCCGACGTGCGCGGCGACGTCGACTGGGCGGCCCTGGCGGCTGCGCCGGGTCCGCTGATCCTGCACGCGACGGCGTCGCACCTACCGGAGGCGGCGCGCACGCTGATCGAGTACGGCCTCGCCGACAGCACGCCTGCCGTGGTCACCGCCAACGGGACCACGTGCCAGCAGCGCTCGGTGGAGACCACCCTCGGCGGACTGCTCGACAAGGCAGTGCTGGACCGGCCTGCCGGCATCGACGCCGCAGGCCCGCTGACGGGGACGCTGGTCGTCACGATCGGCCGTACCGTCGCCAACCGCGCCAAGCTGAACTGGTGGGAGAGCCGCGCCCTGTACGGGTGGACCGTGCTGGTGCCGCGCACCAAGGACCAGGCCGGCGAGATGAGTGATCGCCTGGTCGGACACGGGGCCCTGCCCATCGAGGTGCCGACCATCGCAGTCGAGCCGCCCCGTAGCCCGGCCCAAATGGAAAGGGCCGTCAAGGGTTTGGTGGACGGCAGGTTCCAGTGGGTGGTGTTCACCTCCACCAACGCCGTGCGTGCCGTATGGGAGAAGTTCAACGAGTTCGGGCTCGACGCCCGCGCGTTCTCCGGCGTCAAGATCGCCTGTGTCGGTCAGGCCACGGCCGAACGCGTGCGCGAATTCGGGATCAATCCGGAGCTGGTGCCCACGGGTGAGCAGAGCTCGCTCGGCCTGCTCGACGAATTCCCGCCGTATGACGACATTTTCGATCCGGTGAACCGGGTGCTGCTGCCGCGTGCCGACATCGCCACCGAGACACTGGCCGAAGGTCTGCGCGAACTCGGTTGGGAGATCGAGGATGTCACGGCCTATCGCACGGTTCGGGCCGCTCCGCCGCCGGCGCACACCCGCGAGATGATCAAGACCGGCGGGTTCGACGCCGTGTGCTTCACGTCCAGCTCGACCGTGCGCAACCTCGTCGGCATCGCGGGTAAGCCGCACGCCCGCACCATCGTTGCCTGCATCGGGCCCAAGACGGCGGAGACCGCAGCCGAGTTCGGTTTGCGTGTCGACGTCCAGCCCGAGGTGGCCGCGGTCGGACCTCTGGTCGAGGCGCTGGCCGAGCACGCCGCCCGGTTGCGGGCCGAGGGCGCGCTGCCGCCCCCGCGGAAGAAAAGCCGCCGCCGCTAG
- a CDS encoding glutamyl-tRNA reductase produces MSVLLFGVSHRSAPVSVLEQLSRDDSDQAKIVDQVLQSSLVTEAMVLSTCNRVEIYAVVEAFHGGLSVIGQVLSEHSGMSLQDLTKYAYVRYAEAAVEHLFAVASGLDSAVIGEQQVLGQVRRAYASAEANQTVGRTLHELSQRALAVGKRVHSETGIDAAGASVVSVALDTAEAKLGSLAGRRAVVVGAGSMGALAAKQLMRAGVERIHVVNRTLPRAKRLAENIREHGIEAEAYPFDHLPPLLSDADIVVSCTGAVRPVVSLADVHRGLAHVREPKQLVICDLGMPRDVDAAVAGLPGVLVIDMDRIQREPSARAASADADAARTIVAAEVANYLAGQRMAEVTPTVTALRRRAADVVEAEMLRLDHRLPQLDAAHRDEVANTVRRVVDKLLHAPTVRVKQLASAPGGDSYAEALRELFELDQHAVDAVAGSEIGTIALDLDQTD; encoded by the coding sequence ATGAGCGTCTTGCTTTTCGGGGTTTCCCATCGCAGTGCGCCGGTGTCCGTACTGGAGCAACTGAGCCGGGACGATTCCGACCAGGCCAAGATCGTCGATCAGGTGCTGCAGTCCTCGCTGGTTACCGAGGCGATGGTGCTCTCCACCTGCAATCGCGTGGAGATCTACGCCGTCGTCGAGGCGTTCCACGGCGGCCTGTCCGTCATCGGGCAGGTGCTGTCCGAGCATTCCGGCATGTCGCTGCAGGATCTGACCAAGTACGCCTACGTGCGCTACGCCGAGGCGGCTGTCGAGCACCTGTTCGCGGTCGCCAGCGGCCTGGACTCCGCCGTGATCGGGGAACAGCAGGTCCTCGGCCAGGTGCGTCGTGCCTACGCCTCCGCCGAAGCCAACCAGACCGTGGGTCGCACGCTGCACGAGCTGTCGCAGCGGGCGCTGGCCGTGGGCAAGCGCGTGCACTCCGAGACGGGCATCGACGCTGCAGGTGCGTCGGTGGTGTCCGTCGCGCTGGACACGGCCGAGGCGAAGCTGGGTTCACTGGCGGGCCGCCGGGCCGTGGTGGTGGGCGCCGGATCGATGGGCGCTCTGGCGGCCAAGCAGCTGATGCGAGCCGGGGTCGAGCGCATTCACGTCGTGAACCGGACCCTGCCGCGGGCCAAGCGGCTCGCCGAGAACATCCGCGAGCACGGCATCGAGGCCGAGGCGTACCCGTTCGACCACCTGCCGCCCCTGCTGAGTGACGCAGACATCGTCGTGAGCTGCACCGGTGCGGTCCGTCCGGTGGTTTCGCTGGCCGACGTGCACCGCGGGCTGGCCCACGTCCGGGAACCCAAGCAACTCGTGATCTGCGATCTGGGCATGCCCAGGGACGTCGACGCGGCCGTCGCCGGTCTGCCGGGTGTGCTCGTGATCGACATGGACCGGATCCAGCGGGAACCGTCGGCGCGCGCCGCCTCGGCGGACGCCGACGCCGCCCGCACCATCGTCGCGGCCGAGGTGGCGAACTACCTCGCCGGTCAGCGCATGGCCGAGGTCACCCCGACCGTCACCGCGCTCCGGCGCCGCGCCGCCGACGTCGTCGAGGCGGAGATGCTGCGGCTGGACCACCGTCTGCCGCAGCTGGATGCCGCCCACCGCGACGAGGTGGCCAACACCGTGCGCCGGGTCGTCGACAAGCTCCTGCACGCGCCGACAGTGCGCGTCAAACAGTTGGCCAGCGCCCCGGGCGGGGATAGCTACGCCGAGGCGCTGCGTGAGCTGTTCGAACTCGACCAGCACGCCGTGGATGCGGTAGCCGGAAGCGAAATCGGCACCATAGCCCTCGATCTCGACCAGACCGACTAA